The region TGCCATTTTAAGCCGACTGGACTGCTCAAGCTCACTTAAAGAACCCACATTGGCGGCAATCAAGGTGAGGGTTTCAATCCGCTCAGGGTATTTTGTTGCGAAAACTTCGGCGATATAACCACCCATAGAAAATCCCACCATGTGAAAACGCGGAGCTTCGATTATTTCAATTTGTTCCAGCATCTCTTCGAGGGTTTTGCAGAATTTAAAATCAATCAGATAGGAAGGACCTTCATACCTTAAATAGGTTTGCACAGAAGTCCATAATCTGGGATCGCACAGAAAACCATGAAGAAACACGATAGGTAAAGACTGATTTTTATTCACAATGCCTCCGCAGCGGCAGCTCTAATAAAAATAACAAGGCCGTGGAGCATACACAATGATACGGATCACTTTTCGAGCAGAAACATTTTGACTGCCACGACTCAAAAGAGGACAACCCTTGGCATGCGTCGCTGGTTGGCTTTAGCAACTCTTACTATAAGTATTCTGATTTCTGCTCTATCGGCAGAGGCTGGAACACGCATCGCCTTTCTTGAAACATTTAATTCTCGAGGCGAGCGAGTGGAATATGAGCCCGGAGCACGCTTTTCGCACACTGCTATTCAGTTCGATGACATTGGGGAGCTGTGGCTTAATGCTTACCCTGGCGAAGGTGTCGCCATTATCACTCTCGATCAATTGAACCACCATGGTACGATAACGGAAGTTATCGAGATCGATCAGCCGGTTCAATTCCAGCAAGCAGCTCCCTATATGGGGCTGCCATTTGATTTCTGGTATTCTTGGGATGATAAAGCGATGTACTGCTCAGAGCTTTTAGGGAAACTCTTAAACATCCCCACTCATCCCATGACTTTTAATAAAAAAGTTTGGCCAAAGAATTACTGGGACCTTGATGGCACTCCCGGGCTTTCTCCCGACAACCTATACCGCTGGGCGGTTGAGCACCAAGTTAAGAACTAAACTACTTCTGACGATTTTTCTTTTGAGCTTCGATCTTTTCGATCACTTCGCCCATGCGCTCATGAGTGGCACGAAAGTCTGCGTGCACTTGATCAAGCATATCATCAGACATTTCTTCAAGATCAATCAAATCATCACGCGCGCCATTGGTGGCACGAATTAATTCATCTAACTTAAGGTGAATGGCGCGGGCATCCCTGTTTTGAGTATTTTGAATCAGGAATACCATCAGAAAAGTAATAATCGTGGTCGCCGTGTTAATCACTAATTGCCACGTATCGGAATAATCAAAAACAGGACCCAGAACTGCCCATAAGATAATGCCACCGACGGCCAAGACAAAGGCGTAAGGAGTTCCGACCCAGTGAGAAATTTGATTAGAGATTTTGCGAAATAACTCATTCATGGGGACAATCTTGCCAGTGTTAAGTTCCACTGACAAGACTGATGACAAGAACTTTCCTAATTCTAATGAACGTGGTTAGAGGATGTTGTCTCGGTTGCCGCAGCCATTTTATTTGCAGCCTCCATTTTCAATTTTTCAAGTGTGTCTTGAGAATAGAATTTACCATCGCGAATCACGGCACTGATTTTATGAAGATTTGCAACGCTTTGAACTGGGTTTGCATCAAGCAATACCAAGTTTGCGTCTTTACCCATTTCTACAGTTCCCATGCTGGTACGCTTTCCTAAGAATTCTGCGCTATTCAGAGTCGTCATTTGCAAAACCTTTAGTGGAGTCAAACCCGCCTTAGCCAACAGATCAAATTCTTGGTGCAATGAAACTCCTGGAACAACCCACATGCCGCCAACATCAGAACCCGTTAGCATTTTCACGCCTTGTTGATCAAAAAGCTTCACAAGTTTCATATCCATTTGCGTAAGCTGACGTAAAGTTTCGCGCGCCACGGGTTTTACAGTTTTAGTGAACTGCTGCGAAACTTCATTCCAGTATTCCCGAGTCGCGCGAGGTACATATTGCAAATTCGGCGACTTTGAAAAATCGGCCTTATCCGCCATCTGCATCGTCTGATTACGAATCAATGTTGGAACGTGCCATGTTTTAAAATTTGCAAACGTGTCGGCCACTTTTTTACATTTTGAATCGCTATAGGTATCAATGATCATGCGCGTTTTTAAAAAGGCATTTTGATTGGCCATGAGGCGAACCAACAAAGGATTAGCAATTGTCAATTTGCCGATCTCCGCACTCATGTTGACGTTGGCTTCGGAGCCAATGGCTTTACGAGCAGCCGCTTCATTGGTAGAGCAGCTGATTAAAACAGAATCAACAGGCCCTAGGTGTTCGATGGACAACATACCCTGCTTAGAGGCCTGAACCGCATCAACCCCTGCCGGTATATGACCCGCAAAGTATTCGCCTTCCTTTTTAGCTTCTGCCAAAGCCGCAAAAAAGGCACTTGGTGAAACGTCGACCACTTTAATAAAGTCAGCACCTTCAACGCGTTGTTTTTGTACCAGCGCTGTTGCTGCTTCCGGCGTTGAAGCATTGCTTCTTACAAGGACGGGCCCAGGCATCCCTAATAACTCCGGAGAGTCCTCTGGCAATGTCAGTTTATTGTCTTTACGTTGATTTAAAAGCTCATCACTCCCTGACATCTGACGATACCCTGTGATACCGTGAGCTAACATCACTGCTGCCATTTCCTGTGATGAAGCCTCATCGAGGATATGAGCATGCATGTCGTTATAACCTGGCACCAAGTATTTGCCTGTGGCATCGATGATTCGTTTTCCGCCCTGCTCGCCAATCATATCAGCCGGAATGATTTTTGAAATTTTCCCCGCATCAATCATTACAGCCATATTGGACTGCAATTGACCATTTTGAGTATTTACGATTGTTACACCTTTAACGATGATACTTTCGTGGATTTTTTTTACGGGAGTATTGGATGTGGACTGAATACTGCTTCCACCAGCGCAACCAATAACTGAACTTGTTAACAACGTGCTAATTAGGATGTTTTTCGTTATTTGTTTTTTCATAACAAAAACGATAGCCCTAATTTCAGCCTTTGGTAAGAATTTTTGCAATTCCCAAGACGCCGTCCACCACAATTTGGATCCCTACACAAAACGTCAAAAAACCGCTCAGTTTGTTACAAACTTGCAGCGCTTGTAGATTCAGTCTGTCGAGAATTGTTGGTGTCAATGAATAGCACGCGAATATAACGGCTGCCATCAGTAAACACGCGACTGAAGTCGCGAGCAAATTGAACATGTGAATCGCTGGATCTACGTGATAACTATTAGCACTCAGTGCCAAAAGGACGGAAATGGTGCCTCCGCCCGTCGTCGTTGGAAAAGCCAACGGATAAAACAAAAGTGACTTCAACGACTTCGATCGCGGATGATCTTCGTTATCTACGACTTTTTCTTGATCTTCGGAAGGTTCTGTCGCTGTTAAAATGCTAAGGCCCATGCGCGCAATCAAAATGCCGCCGGCGATTTGTACCACCGGAACAGAAATCCCAAACAGCTTAAAAAAGAATCCGCCCAAAAGAGTGAAAGCGATGCAAATACTCAAACAATAAAGCGCTATGGCTGCGGCTGCCTTAATACGTCTTTGGCTGGGTTGTCCTTTTAAAAATGGACCGACGATAAAGGCACTGCCAATCGGATTTACTGGTGGAAACAACGCCACAAAGCATACGAAAACATAATGATAGAAAGACGCAACCGAGATCGAATTCATTGTTTTTCAAACGTACCCTAGTTACCCAGGCGCTGCAAGTTGGGAAAAATCAAACGCACTGTCGTGCCCGATTCTGCATGCAAAGTATGGTGAAAGGATTCCACTTCAATTTTTCCGCCAAAAATCTTCATATATTCAGAAACGAGCGAGGTGCCTATACCCGTGCCAACCTCATTACTTGCGCCACGGTGGGAAATGAGTTTCTTGGCGGCAAACACAGTCTCAATTTCCTCTGGCAGAATACCCATGCCTTGATCGGTGATTTCTAAGACCCTGAACTCACTGTCGTCAATCAACTTCAAAGAGATGAGTTTTTTGGCTTCACTAAATTTAATACAATTCGACACAATATTTGATATCACTTGATTTGATAACGCAGCTCGATCTGCGCGGACCATAGCCTCTTGAGGAACATTCATCTGCACACGAAGCTGTTTTTCTCGCAGTTGCCAGGCATAGTGATGAAGGACTTCTTCACAAACGGCTCTTAAGTCCACCAATTCCATTTCAGCATTTTCTTTAAACACATGAAATACCTCTTCATGACGAACCGATGCCAAAATCTGAATCAACTGTTGAGTCGAATTATAAATTCGATCCAAATGAACTGAAGCTGCTCCCCTATCGACATGGGATCTTAACATATCAGAATGATAAAGGAGTCCTGACACCGTATTTGCCACATCGTGAGATAAGACACGAACCAAACGATGATAACGTTCTTTATCTTCAGCGGCACGTAGTGCGCGGCGCTTTTGCTCGTCCAAGACACGGATTTTATAAGCGAGGCCTAAAGCTAGCACCAGCATCTCACCAAAATTTGCAAACAATAAGGAATACTGAGTCACCGTATTGCTAGGAATAATTCCATAAAAGGAAGCCAACCACACAAAGGTTCCACACAGAACTACAGCCCAACTGCAAAGAAAATAAGTCGCAAGTTTATGCGCATGGCGCAGTAACATATAAAAGCCGCAGAAGATAAAAAACAGGATTGCTAAAGCGATCGAGGCATCAATCCAAAATCCTAAAAAGAAAAGGTTCCGGTGAGATGGCACCCAAAAGCTACCTATCATCGGCACCACAGCCAACACTTTAAAAACTCTGAGTCCCCAAAAACCCATTGGAAATTCTTGGGTGATATTTAAAAAACGCTCAACAAACAAGCATCCTGCAAACAAAGTAAGCGAAGAAAAAAACATCAAGTAATTGGAAAAAACCACAACTTTATTTGGGAAAATATAAGTATCCACAACTCCATGCAAAACAAGTGCAGTAGCACCAAAACTTGCTGCAAAAAATGAATAGTAAAGGTAGTCCTTTTCATTCGTAAAGATGCCCAGAAAAAAATTGTAAACAACCAGGGCAAGAATGCCGCCCAAATAAAAATAGAAAATAGTCCGTGCATGGTTTTCTTGATGTTCAAACTCGGCCTCATCCGCCAAGAAAACTTTCGTGTTGAGAGCATGGTGCACATCGCGTTTTATATAAAACGTTCCGTTTTCTTGAGGACCTAGTTGAATATGAAACGCAGCTAAGCGTGACGAGTAAGCCCGCTCCGCTAAGGAATAACCCGGTCCCGAATATTGAGGACGGTATTTTCCATCCTGCCACAACGTCAGTCGACCGACCTGGGGTGAATCAAAGTAAAGAATTTTCTCTAAGTGGTCATCGCTGTTGTTGTTAATTTTAATTTGAAACCAAGGATCATTGGCTGAATAGCCCTGCCGCAAGGAGGAGTTCGATTCAGAACCAAACTCAATTTGTTTGGGATCGCTCACACTCACCGGGCTGTAGCCTACTCGTACACTTGGAGTTAGGTCCCAAGAAGATGCCATGACCGCGCTAGTAAAAAACAAAGGTACGCACAAGATAAGAATTCTACATAGCGAGGTCATGATACTGGGATATCGGCTGCTCTCCTAGCGGGATGAAGCGATTCAGAAAACATAACAAGAACAAAATGAATCAGCACTTTGAACCAGCGCAAAGGTGCTTAATTGCTTGCGATGGAAGTCGAGGAGCCTGAAGGTGCCAGCTCTAATATTTTTTGTTTTAAGAGCGGTAAATTTAAAGGCTTGGGCATATGAGCCTGAAATCCTACGGAGAGGGCTTTATCAATATCTTCCTTTCCGACATAGGCGGTCAACGCGATAGCAGAGGTTGCAGGCCGACCCTGGGCCTCTTCCCATTGTCGAAGCTGGCTGATCAACGAATACCCATCAAGAATAGGCATACCAATATCGCAGATGATCACATCATATCCCGTGTTTTTAGCTAGATCTAAGCCTCGTTGGGGATCACTGGTGCCTTCTACCGTTGCACCTGATTTTTTTAATAAATGTTGTAGTAAATTCAGCGAGTCTTCGGAATCATCAATCGCTAGCAAATGCATTCCCCGCAGATTTTTGTTGGGGACGGTTTGCTCCGGCTCTGGCGGTTTCTCTACGGGAGTTGCATCTACTGCGCGCAGCTGTTGTATAGGAACATGGATTGTAAATCGCGTTCCTTGATTTCTGCCGGCGCTAAATACTTCAACTGTGCCTCCATGAAGCTCTACGATATGGCGAACAATTCCCAGCCCCAACCCTAATCCCATATGTTGTCGAGTGATTGCTGAGTCTTCCTGCCAAAACCGATTAAACACATCTTGCTGATTTTCTGCTATGATTCCTACGCCGTTGTCTTCGATGGTAAATTCGAAAAGATCATTCACTTTGTTCGCAAATATTTTTATGATTCCCTCTTGCGGGGTGAATTTCACTGCATTAGAAACCAAATTCCAAATCACCTGGCGCATGCGATCACGATCTCCCCACATACGACCCAGGTTCGGAGACACGTGCAATTCTAAATGAATTTTTTTGGCGGCCATGGCAAGACTTAAAGATTCGATACTTGAATCTATCATTTCATCTAGGGCGTAAAAGCTCAAATCAAGCTTCATTTTCCCTGTGATGATTCGCGACATGTCTAAAATCTCACCGATCAATCGAGTCTCGATCTTAAGATTTGTATCAATAATCTCCATCGCACTTTGATATTCTTCGGAGCCAGGCTGTGATTCCCGAACGATTTCCAAATAGCCGGTTATAATATTCAATGGGGTTCTTAATTCGTGAGAAAGTGTCGCTAGAAATTCGTCTTTTTTCTGATGCGCCTGTTTTAAACTTTCAATTTTTTGTTGCAAAAGCTTTTCTAAATAAACGTGGGTCAAAACAGAGGATAAGATATTCGCAACAGCTTTTATAAATTCAATTTCGTCATACTTAAAAGTGCGATCACGGTGGTCATAGATCATCATCACCAGCGGCGGGATTTCCACATCCTTACTGACGATGACCACGTTCACACCAGAGCGAAGACCGGATCTCAACATCATTTCTTTTTCATGTTGCATCCCTAGAAACTCAAGCTCGCCAAAAAGAAATGGCACACCATCACTGGGTCTTTGCGCCAGTGCCATTTTACCCGCCTCAGGCGGCTCCGTGAAATGTACATAGTCCACAAGCAAGGAATTCATCAAAATCTGACGGCAGCGAAGTTTGACCTTTTCAGCATTCACCTCATTCAAGGCGAATTGACTTAAATCCGACAGCAACGCCGTCTGATGAAGCTGATGTTTGATTTTAATTTCAGATTCCTTGCGCTCAATCGAACTTAGAATAGTTCGCGCCATCAGCTCGGATGATAAATGTGCTTTATTTAAGAAATCAGAGGCTCCGTCCTGAGCCGCTTTGATAGTACTTCCTCGGTCATCAAGCGCCGACAAAACAATGATCGGTGCCTCACCTGCAACCCTGGCGACGCGAGGCAGAGTTTCCATAAAATTGCTATCCGGAAGATGCAAGTCCAACAGAACAGCATCAAATTTCTTTTCTGTGAGACGCTGGACGCCCTTCGCAAGATAGAATTCTCGCGTGACAGTGATCGCCATCGAGTCAACACGACGCAAATGTCGAGAGATAATCTCGGCATGCTCGTCGTTATCTTCGATTAGCAAAATGTCTAACTTCTTAGGGTCGACTTTCACTCACACTCCCATTGGGCTTGGCACCATTGATACCATTGCTTCCGTTTTGTTTTTTTTCTGCAGCTGGAATATTCCAAATTCCCCAATAGCGAACAATCTCGTCGGTCAAATCTTTAAAGCTTCCCAACTCAAGCGGTTTAACTAAGTAACTATTTGCATAGAGCTCATACGCTCTGGTGCGATCCGATTCAGCGTCTGAAGTTGACAGAATCACTACGGGGATTGAATGCAAAATGGGGTCTTCTTTAATGTACTGAAGAACCTCGTGACCGTCCTTCTTGGGCAGTTTTAAGTCCAAAAGAATAAGATCCGGCAGTTTGCGCTTTTCTTCTTGTTTCTTTTGTTCCAAATATTCAATAGCCTCGACACCATCTTTCGATCGCTCCACACTGCTACTGGATGCCGCACGCGCAAGCAGGCGAACCACGATCCCTGCGTGATCATCATCGTCTTCAATCAAGTGAATCGCTAACGATCTTGGTTCTGGACGTTCAGTGGATTCCATCGCGATTCTCCTTGAACTGTGGCTGTTTGGGAAAGCATAGCCAGAATGTTGCACCATGCGGAGGTTCGGATTCGACCCACGCTCTGCCACCATGGAGACCCATGATACGAGAAACGATGGTGAGCCCTACGCCAGTACCCTCTTTCTGG is a window of Bdellovibrio sp. SKB1291214 DNA encoding:
- a CDS encoding response regulator, which codes for MKVDPKKLDILLIEDNDEHAEIISRHLRRVDSMAITVTREFYLAKGVQRLTEKKFDAVLLDLHLPDSNFMETLPRVARVAGEAPIIVLSALDDRGSTIKAAQDGASDFLNKAHLSSELMARTILSSIERKESEIKIKHQLHQTALLSDLSQFALNEVNAEKVKLRCRQILMNSLLVDYVHFTEPPEAGKMALAQRPSDGVPFLFGELEFLGMQHEKEMMLRSGLRSGVNVVIVSKDVEIPPLVMMIYDHRDRTFKYDEIEFIKAVANILSSVLTHVYLEKLLQQKIESLKQAHQKKDEFLATLSHELRTPLNIITGYLEIVRESQPGSEEYQSAMEIIDTNLKIETRLIGEILDMSRIITGKMKLDLSFYALDEMIDSSIESLSLAMAAKKIHLELHVSPNLGRMWGDRDRMRQVIWNLVSNAVKFTPQEGIIKIFANKVNDLFEFTIEDNGVGIIAENQQDVFNRFWQEDSAITRQHMGLGLGLGIVRHIVELHGGTVEVFSAGRNQGTRFTIHVPIQQLRAVDATPVEKPPEPEQTVPNKNLRGMHLLAIDDSEDSLNLLQHLLKKSGATVEGTSDPQRGLDLAKNTGYDVIICDIGMPILDGYSLISQLRQWEEAQGRPATSAIALTAYVGKEDIDKALSVGFQAHMPKPLNLPLLKQKILELAPSGSSTSIASN
- a CDS encoding amidohydrolase family protein, encoding MKKQITKNILISTLLTSSVIGCAGGSSIQSTSNTPVKKIHESIIVKGVTIVNTQNGQLQSNMAVMIDAGKISKIIPADMIGEQGGKRIIDATGKYLVPGYNDMHAHILDEASSQEMAAVMLAHGITGYRQMSGSDELLNQRKDNKLTLPEDSPELLGMPGPVLVRSNASTPEAATALVQKQRVEGADFIKVVDVSPSAFFAALAEAKKEGEYFAGHIPAGVDAVQASKQGMLSIEHLGPVDSVLISCSTNEAAARKAIGSEANVNMSAEIGKLTIANPLLVRLMANQNAFLKTRMIIDTYSDSKCKKVADTFANFKTWHVPTLIRNQTMQMADKADFSKSPNLQYVPRATREYWNEVSQQFTKTVKPVARETLRQLTQMDMKLVKLFDQQGVKMLTGSDVGGMWVVPGVSLHQEFDLLAKAGLTPLKVLQMTTLNSAEFLGKRTSMGTVEMGKDANLVLLDANPVQSVANLHKISAVIRDGKFYSQDTLEKLKMEAANKMAAATETTSSNHVH
- a CDS encoding low affinity iron permease family protein; translated protein: MNELFRKISNQISHWVGTPYAFVLAVGGIILWAVLGPVFDYSDTWQLVINTATTIITFLMVFLIQNTQNRDARAIHLKLDELIRATNGARDDLIDLEEMSDDMLDQVHADFRATHERMGEVIEKIEAQKKNRQK
- a CDS encoding YiiX/YebB-like N1pC/P60 family cysteine hydrolase, which codes for MRRWLALATLTISILISALSAEAGTRIAFLETFNSRGERVEYEPGARFSHTAIQFDDIGELWLNAYPGEGVAIITLDQLNHHGTITEVIEIDQPVQFQQAAPYMGLPFDFWYSWDDKAMYCSELLGKLLNIPTHPMTFNKKVWPKNYWDLDGTPGLSPDNLYRWAVEHQVKN
- a CDS encoding sensor histidine kinase produces the protein MASSWDLTPSVRVGYSPVSVSDPKQIEFGSESNSSLRQGYSANDPWFQIKINNNSDDHLEKILYFDSPQVGRLTLWQDGKYRPQYSGPGYSLAERAYSSRLAAFHIQLGPQENGTFYIKRDVHHALNTKVFLADEAEFEHQENHARTIFYFYLGGILALVVYNFFLGIFTNEKDYLYYSFFAASFGATALVLHGVVDTYIFPNKVVVFSNYLMFFSSLTLFAGCLFVERFLNITQEFPMGFWGLRVFKVLAVVPMIGSFWVPSHRNLFFLGFWIDASIALAILFFIFCGFYMLLRHAHKLATYFLCSWAVVLCGTFVWLASFYGIIPSNTVTQYSLLFANFGEMLVLALGLAYKIRVLDEQKRRALRAAEDKERYHRLVRVLSHDVANTVSGLLYHSDMLRSHVDRGAASVHLDRIYNSTQQLIQILASVRHEEVFHVFKENAEMELVDLRAVCEEVLHHYAWQLREKQLRVQMNVPQEAMVRADRAALSNQVISNIVSNCIKFSEAKKLISLKLIDDSEFRVLEITDQGMGILPEEIETVFAAKKLISHRGASNEVGTGIGTSLVSEYMKIFGGKIEVESFHHTLHAESGTTVRLIFPNLQRLGN
- a CDS encoding MarC family protein; translated protein: MNSISVASFYHYVFVCFVALFPPVNPIGSAFIVGPFLKGQPSQRRIKAAAAIALYCLSICIAFTLLGGFFFKLFGISVPVVQIAGGILIARMGLSILTATEPSEDQEKVVDNEDHPRSKSLKSLLFYPLAFPTTTGGGTISVLLALSANSYHVDPAIHMFNLLATSVACLLMAAVIFACYSLTPTILDRLNLQALQVCNKLSGFLTFCVGIQIVVDGVLGIAKILTKG
- a CDS encoding response regulator → MESTERPEPRSLAIHLIEDDDDHAGIVVRLLARAASSSSVERSKDGVEAIEYLEQKKQEEKRKLPDLILLDLKLPKKDGHEVLQYIKEDPILHSIPVVILSTSDAESDRTRAYELYANSYLVKPLELGSFKDLTDEIVRYWGIWNIPAAEKKQNGSNGINGAKPNGSVSESRP